The Polynucleobacter sp. MWH-CaK5 region ATACTTAGGTTCGCCAGCATCTAAGATTCGGCCACCGAATGCAATCACCTGACCCTTAGGATTGCGAATTGGGAACATGATGCGATCACGAAAGCGATCGTATCGTTTTGATTCAGACTGAATAATCAAGCCAGCTTCAACCAAAACATTCGCAATCGAGTCTTGCGTATAAGAACCAAACACTGCTTCTAAACCTTGCCAGGCTTCTGGTGCGTAACCCAAGTTAAATCGCTTAGCGATTTCACCACTCAAGCCACGACCTTTTAAGTAATCAATCGCGCGTGTGTTTTGTTTTAACTGTTGCTTGTACCAATCAGCCGCTGGTGACATGACTTCACTCAGAGCAATCGCTTGCTGTTGCTTCGCAAGATCTTGTGGTCTGCGCTCTTCACGAGGCACAGTCAAGCCAGCCGATCTTGCCAACTCTTCAATGGCATCTACATACGTTAGACCTGAATGCTCCATGAGAAAACTGATCGCAGAGCCATGCGCTCCACAACCAAAGCAATGATAAAACTGTTTGGTTGGTGACACGCTGAAGGATGGAGACTTCTCGTTATGAAAGGGGCACAAACCTTGAAAGTTGGCGCCCGCTTTTTTCAATGTCACATGACGCCCAACAACCTCGACGATATCGATGCGATTTAATAAATCAGCAATGAAAGATTGAGGAATCATGTTGGCAGTCTATGACAATTCTTTATTTTGTTAAAGCAGCTTTCACTTGAGCAGAGACAACACCCATATCCGCTTTACCAGCCAATTGTGATTTAACAAGACCCATGACCTTGCCCATATCTTGTGGTCCAGTTGCGCCAACTTCTGTCACTGCTTTTGCAACCACTGCCGCCACTTCAGCTTCAGACATTTGCTCTGGCATGTAAGTCTGCAAAACAATCAGCTCAGCATTCTCAATCGCTACCAAGTCATCACGATTGGCTGCCTGAAATTGAGAAATAGAATCTTTGCGTTGCTTGATCAACTTTTCAATGATGGCAACCACTGCGCCGTCATCCAATTCAATGCGCTCATCCACTTCTTTTTGCTTCATGGCAGCCAACAATAAACGGATGGTTCCCAAGCGAGCAGTGTCTTTTGCACGCATGGCGTTTTTCATATCTTCTGTGATTTGGTCTTTTAAGCTCATCTTTACTCCTCAAATGAAAAAACCCACTGCGGGATAACCGTCAGTGGGTTTGTCTTATCCCAAGGCTAGAAATCCAGCCTGAGAAAAAATTAATACATTTTCTTAGGCAACATCTGGCTGCGAATACGCTTGTAATGGCGTTTAGCAGCAGCAGCTTTCAAGCGCTTGCGCTCAGCTGTTGGCTTTTCGTAGAACTCACGAGCACGTAACTCAGTCAAAAGACCGTTCTTCTCGATGGTGCGCTTGAAACGGCGCAGTGCTACTTCAAAAGGTTCGTTTTCGCGTAAGCGGATTGTTGTCATGCTGTAGTTCTCTAAATAGGATCTGAAAAAAAAGTCAGAAAAAACTGTAAAACGAGATTGTAGCACGGCAAAATACAGTCATGCGAGTACTTGGTATAGAAACTTCTTGTGATGAAACAGGTGTGGCAATTGTCGATACAGCCCCCTGGGAGGCCGGGAAGCCTGCTGGGATGGGCTTATTAGGCCAAGCCCTGTACTCTCAAATAGCCATGCACATTGATTATGGCGGCGTGGTACCAGAATTGGCCTCCAGAGACCACATCAAAAGAATATTACCCCTTATAAATCAAGTACTTAAAGAAACACCTGGGGGCTTAGAAGACATTGATGCGATCGCTTTTACCCAAGGCCCAGGCTTGGCTGGGGCTCTTTTGGTGGGAGCATCCGTGGCAAAAGGCATGGCTCTGGCCCTGAATAAGCCCGTTTTGGGCATTCACCACCTAGAAGGCCATCTTTTATCGCCATTATTGGCTGATGACGCCAATATTCAGTTCCCATTTGTGGCCCTCTTGGTCTCAGGTGGGCACACACAGCTCATGAAAGTCACTGGGGTTGGCGAATACACAATCCTTGGAGAAACTTTGGATGATGCTGCCGGTGAGGCGTTTGATAAAACTGCCAAGATGTTAGGCTTGAGCTATCCGGGAGGACCAGCTGTTTCAAATTTAGCTAAAACTGGCAATCCAAGCACCCATCAATTCCCTAGACCCATGAAACATTCTGGTGATTTGGATTTTTCATTTGCTGGTTTAAAAACATCGGTACTGACCCAAGTTAAAAAAGTCACTGCTGCCAACAATGGTCACTTGAGTGACTCCGCCAAAGCGGATGTCGCCAGAGGATTTGTTGATGCCATCGTTGAGGTGTTGGTCAGTAAATCTATCAATGCCTTAAAGCAAAGTGGTTTAACAACCTTGGTTGTGGCTGGTGGTGTTGGCGCCAACGAACAACTCAGAGAATCATTGGGGCAGTCTTGCGCCAAAGAAGGTTTCTCAGTTCATTACCCACCGATGCATTTGTGTACCGACAATGGCGCGATGATTGCTTTTGCTGGGGCTATGCGCCTAAAGAAAAATTCCCAACTTGCTACCAAAGATTGGGGATTTGATGTGAGACCTAGATGGCCTCTAGATGAATTAGAGTAAAACTCTAAAAGAGTTAGTCTGACTGAATCAGTGCATACGCACTGTGATTGTGAATCGATTCAAAGTTTTCAGCTTCAACAACAAACAATTTGATTCTTGCATCCGCTTTTAATCGACCAGCCACATCACGCACCAAATCTTCTACAAACTTTGGATTGTCATAAGCTCTTTCGGTCACATACTTTTCGTCAGGGCGCTTTAACAAGCCCCACAACTCACATGAAGCCTCTGCTTCAGCGATTCTGACCAAATCTTCAATACTCAAATCAATGTCTTTTTGCAAAGTCACATTCATCGTGACATGTGAGCGTTGATTGTGAGCACCGTACTCAGAAATCTCTTTTGAGCATGGGCACAAGCTTGTGACAGGCACAACAGCTTGAAGCTTTAAATCTACCTCTACTTGGCCATTCACATTTTTAGCGTTGGCTACCCACGTCACATCGTAATCAAGCAAGCTCTGCACACCAGAGATAGGCGCTGTCTTGTTGATGAAGTGAGTGTACTTAAGTGAAATCTGACCAGCCTGAGCTTCTAGCAATGGCAACATTTTGCCAATCATCGAACGCATCTCATGAGCATTCAAAGGCGCATGACTGTCTTGTAGCAAAGCGATAAAGCGGGACATGTGTGTGCCCTTTTTATCCGCTGGCAATAAAACATCTAAATCAATCATGGCAACGCTTGGTTGCACGCCTGATTCGGTTGTTACCTGAATAGGATGGCGCACGCCACGAATTCCAACGCGATTAATCACGATGTTGCGATGGTCTACAGACGACTGAACATCGGCCATGGCCGATGTTTTTAGGAAAGATGTGTTGATGTCATTCATGGTCATATTGTCCTGCAATTTTACGCAGCTTGCTGTTTTGCTGGAATTCCCAGCTTTTCTGCAATGGCTTTGCGGATACCCGCTGCATCCAGACCACATTCTTTCATCAGCAAGGCATGGTCCCCATGATCAACGAATCGATCAGGCAAACCAAGCACCAAAGTGGCCACTTTAATGCCCGCAACTGACAAAGCTTCAAGGCAAGCACTGCCTGCTCCACCACCCACAGCACCTTCTTCTAGGGTGACAATCAAGTCGTGCTCTTGGGCCATCTTGCACACAAGATCAACATCCAATGGTTTGATGAATCGCATATTCACAACGGTGGCATCAAAGTCAGGCGCAACTTCTAGCGCTGGGTACAACAAAGTACCAAATGCAAGAATCGCCACTTTTTTACCTTGAAGACCTGAAGTGCTCCGTCTGATTTCAGCTTTACCAAGCGGTAACTCTTTGAGCTCTTTGCTCACGACCGCACCAACTCCAGCGCCGCGCGGATAACGCACAGCCGATGGATGATTTTGTTTAAAGGCAGTGGTCAATAAATCACGGCACTCTGCTTCGTCTGCAGGAGCCATCAACAACATGTTTGGAATACAGCGCAAATAAGGGATGTCATAAGCGCCAGCATGTGTGGCACCGTCTGCACCCACCAAACCTGATCGATCCATCGCAAAGACAACTGGCAGAT contains the following coding sequences:
- the rpsU gene encoding 30S ribosomal protein S21; amino-acid sequence: MTTIRLRENEPFEVALRRFKRTIEKNGLLTELRAREFYEKPTAERKRLKAAAAKRHYKRIRSQMLPKKMY
- the tsaD gene encoding tRNA (adenosine(37)-N6)-threonylcarbamoyltransferase complex transferase subunit TsaD, whose product is MRVLGIETSCDETGVAIVDTAPWEAGKPAGMGLLGQALYSQIAMHIDYGGVVPELASRDHIKRILPLINQVLKETPGGLEDIDAIAFTQGPGLAGALLVGASVAKGMALALNKPVLGIHHLEGHLLSPLLADDANIQFPFVALLVSGGHTQLMKVTGVGEYTILGETLDDAAGEAFDKTAKMLGLSYPGGPAVSNLAKTGNPSTHQFPRPMKHSGDLDFSFAGLKTSVLTQVKKVTAANNGHLSDSAKADVARGFVDAIVEVLVSKSINALKQSGLTTLVVAGGVGANEQLRESLGQSCAKEGFSVHYPPMHLCTDNGAMIAFAGAMRLKKNSQLATKDWGFDVRPRWPLDELE
- the folE2 gene encoding GTP cyclohydrolase FolE2; translation: MNDINTSFLKTSAMADVQSSVDHRNIVINRVGIRGVRHPIQVTTESGVQPSVAMIDLDVLLPADKKGTHMSRFIALLQDSHAPLNAHEMRSMIGKMLPLLEAQAGQISLKYTHFINKTAPISGVQSLLDYDVTWVANAKNVNGQVEVDLKLQAVVPVTSLCPCSKEISEYGAHNQRSHVTMNVTLQKDIDLSIEDLVRIAEAEASCELWGLLKRPDEKYVTERAYDNPKFVEDLVRDVAGRLKADARIKLFVVEAENFESIHNHSAYALIQSD
- a CDS encoding GatB/YqeY domain-containing protein, which translates into the protein MSLKDQITEDMKNAMRAKDTARLGTIRLLLAAMKQKEVDERIELDDGAVVAIIEKLIKQRKDSISQFQAANRDDLVAIENAELIVLQTYMPEQMSEAEVAAVVAKAVTEVGATGPQDMGKVMGLVKSQLAGKADMGVVSAQVKAALTK